The Apium graveolens cultivar Ventura chromosome 11, ASM990537v1, whole genome shotgun sequence genome has a window encoding:
- the LOC141697043 gene encoding uncharacterized protein LOC141697043 isoform X1: MDRLDALYDAAIAGDVDAVAKLEMEADILNYDEQTILHVESKNGNTERVRFIVREFASKNLLVKLDNQQETALTWAAYLGHTEVVAVLIDAARHLPSLSPHDNGVSSFQAFLRQGDKDSDTALHGAVFQGNVDIVKLLVEADPTDRHTQNDDGKTPMFIAVEKEYNEIVEIISTTCTAPSLDGPDGSAVVRVKNLDQGESRGGTLYKIMDRDALYDAAISGDADVIAILEMKTEILNEYGETILHIESESGNTEHVRFILREFVKKNLLGKLNRFQQTALHLAVSNRHTEVAKVIIEAARHNFPGTSFQDFLRQGDQDNDTALHVAVMEGNIEIVKLLVQADPTDTHSQNDIGETPMYMAVEQGLNDIVEIISTTCTAPSLDGPDGNIVVRINTPDQVKSPGEALYKIMDRDDLFDAAIAGDADAIARLEIKTDTVSKYGETILHIESQSGNTEHVRFILREFASKNLLAKITIYKHTALHQAIYRGHTEVAEVIIEAARQNLSETSFQDFLRQGDKDNDTALHAAVMEGNVAIVKLLVEADPHDTHIQNDDEGKTPMYIAVEQGYNEIVHIISTICTAPSLNGPGGSTALHAAVRNDNDSIEVVKVLIDAARRLPYSAPDHENSDSIPVTSLQSSILRTDEDDDDDDSTGDNTDPNRVTSFQASSSYNDSTDDHPLSSFQAFLRRVDEDGNTALHIAVMQHNLASAKLLVESDPSYEGTPNNKGQTPFYIAVERGHAHTAKIICTTCATPHFLDGPGGKMTALHAVIKNLDEANNEAKEVIEMIIDQIKKHKINVALDEIFYKTDEDGCTTLEVAVGLNKVAVVELILDLQNSASKREDGAFISLMPLIYKAEGKDYKNIVDLLTQWYNDGSKLSKDFKDQVSLISAIRSGKTETVFSLLLDGRRAQRLVTFVDKLGWTALHHAVYHESNPIIKHIAEAQRGIKPKSGYQDKVLTPFHVAAQRGRTSIVILLMQLWPSSSPTYTLVNRNGQSILHLAALQSKKDMIEGILKHCPEEYKKEFVNKQNNDGYTALHLLIQRGCLVPDLLKCEGLDTGVKNKENFTPSDMLYTQEQIINDQVKIKVALDHIQIGSKKDTFSSSVFTTSEREKKDVNFREKAQQMIDEKLARMKEDTRAVANCFSDAIAGDPICRVVLEMEADTLNEAGETILHLESKKGVRGNIRFILSAFANKNLLVRLDNRKQTALYLAAHHGHTQVVEALLDEARRNLPSSLANDDTHNLFTPFQAYVRQANVPDQNTALHAAVLGGNVAIVKLLVEADPNDSHVQNTEGKTPIYIAAENGFKDVVKELCKTCTALSFDGPGGCTTALHALIQNLKKGNEEDRELIMMTVKAAKRWSLSEDELHASFKAIFHRSDKSGRTPLELAMYHNHVNAVEMILLEDPAYQDGRGSKNHGLLRLIYQAIENKYSERILELLSRTFEAGINPNLKGVLDLIIAIQRRDADPIPALLEADDKHFLSFVDSEGWTLLHHAAYHEFDSILSVLIEAQEKVGYQFAFGDGLATPFHVAAKCGFTSTVKRLLQLWPASSPPPYTAVDKRGQHIMQVGPTSPSPYTTVDENGKNILHLAAVQNKKEMVNGILRYCPREHKDLLLFKKDIDGNTPLHLLVSRGCFIEELIKYIAPDTTLNRENLTPRDMLYSEHEIVGDQVQIKMALDDINTEQSRKLWSSSRKKHSFSSLVLPSRREKKDILFNEEQKLLMDVKNAKMEEDLQRYREGTNSQIVVSALITTITFTVGFTMPGGLHQSGETNEGLAVLSKKAAFNIFMISDALALLLSICSLFIYFLENMSQDLREVTKLHATTVGLNIASVMLTMFVFMTGTYVVLSQSLTLTISICVIGSLFFVFAIVQLLKLAYDRRARKNEEYKKEA, translated from the exons ATGGATCGATTAGATGCTTTGTATGATGCTGCCATTGCTGGAGATGTTGATGCAGTTGCTAAATTGGAGATGGAAGCTGATATCCTCAACTATGATGAACAAACTATCCTGCACGTGGAATCCAAAAATGGAAATACAGAACGGGTGCGATTCATTGTGAGGGAGTTTGCAAGCAAAAACCTTTTGGTGAAGCTGGATAATCAACAAGAGACTGCACTTACATGGGCTGCATATTTAGGACACACGGAAGTGGTTGCGGTCCTGATTGATGCAGCTAGACATTTGCCTTCTTTGTCACCTCATGATAATGGAGTTAGTTCGTTTCAAGCTTTTCTTAGGCAAGGTGATAAAGATTCGGACACTGCCTTACATGGAGCAGTTTTTCAAGGTAACGTTGATATTGTTAAGCTATTGGTAGAGGCTGACCCTACTGATCGGCATACACAAAATGATGATGGTAAAACCCCAATGTTCATAGCCGTGGAAAAAGAGTACAACGAGATAGTCGAGATAATCTCTACAACCTGCACAGCTCCTTCTTTGGACGGTCCTGATGGTAGTGCTGTCGTGCGTGTTAAAAATCTCGACCAAG GTGAGAGCCGTGGTGGAACACTCTATAAAATTATGGATAGAGATGCTTTGTATGATGCTGCTATTTCCGGAGATGCTGATGTCATTGCAATATTGGAGATGAAAACTGAAATACTCAACGAGTATGGAGAAACAATCCTTCACATTGAATCGGAGTCTGGAAATACAGAACATGTGCGATTTATTTTGAGGGAGTTCGTAAAGAAAAATCTTCTGGGCAAGCTGAATAGATTCCAACAAACTGCACTTCATTTGGCTGTATCTAACAGACATACTGAAGTGGCTAAGGTCATCATTGAAGCAGCTAGACACAATTTTCCGGGAACTTCCTTTCAAGATTTTCTGAGGCAAGGCGATCAGGACAATGACACTGCCTTACATGTAGCAGTCATGGAAGGAAACATAGAAATTGTGAAGCTGTTAGTACAGGCCGACCCTACTGATACCCATTCACAAAACGACATAGGTGAAACACCAATGTACATGGCTGTGGAACAAGGGTTGAATGATATAGTGGAGATAATCTCTACAACTTGCACAGCTCCTTCTCTGGACGGACCTGATGGTAATATTGTTGTGCGTATTAACACTCCGGACCAAG TTAAGAGCCCTGGTGAAGCACTTTATAAAATTATGGATAGAGATGATTTGTTTGACGCTGCTATTGCCGGAGATGCTGATGCCATAGCTAGGTTGGAGATTAAAACAGATACAGTCAGCAAATATGGCGAAACTATCCTTCACATTGAATCGCAGTCTGGAAATACAGAACATGTGCGATTTATTTTGAGGGAGTTTGCATCCAAAAATCTTTTAGCCAAAATTACTATATATAAGCATACTGCACTTCACCAGGCTATATACCGGGGACATACTGAAGTCGCTGAAGTCATCATTGAAGCAGCTAGACAAAATTTGTCGGAAACTTCCTTTCAAGATTTTCTGAGGCAAGGTGATAAAGATAATGACACCGCCTTACATGCAGCAGTCATGGAAGGAAACGTTGCAATTGTTAAGCTATTAGTGGAGGCCGACCCTCATGATACACATATACAAAATGACGATGAAGGTAAAACACCGATGTACATAGCCGTGGAACAAGGGTACAATGAAATAGTACACATAATATCTACAATTTGCACAGCTCCTTCTCTGAACGGACCTGGTGGTAGTACTGCTTTGCATGCTGCTGTTAGAAATGACAACGATAGTATTGAAGTGGTTAAGGTCCTAATTGATGCAGCTAGACGTTTGCCTTATTCTGCTCCAGATCATGAAAATTCTGATTCCATTCCAGTTACTTCTCTTCAATCTTCTATTCTGAGAACTGATGAAGATGACGATGATGATGATAGCACTGGAGATAATACTGATCCCAATCGAGTTACTTCTTTTCAAGCTTCGTCTTCCTATAATGATAGCACTGATGATCATCCACTTAGTTCTTTTCAAGCTTTCCTCAGGCGAGTTGATGAAGATGGGAACACTGCCTTGCACATAGCAGTCATGCAACATAACTTGGCTTCGGCTAAACTATTAGTAGAGTCTGATCCAAGTTATGAGGGTACTCCAAACAACAAAGGTCAAACACCGTTTTACATAGCTGTGGAAAGAGGGCATGCCCATACAGCAAAGATAATCTGTACAACGTGCGCAACTCCTCATTTTTTGGATGGTCCCGGAGGTAAGATGACTGCTTTGCATGCTGTTATCAAGAATCTTGACGAAG CCAATAATGAAGCTAAAGAGGTGATTGAAATGATCATTGATCAAATAAAAAAGCACAAGATTAATGTTGCTCTTGatgaaatattttataaaactGACGAGGATGGATGTACTACCTTAGAAGTGGCGGTGGGGCTAAATAAAGTGGCGGTGGTTGAATTGATATTAGACCTACAAAATTCGGCCTCAAAGAGAGAGGATGGTGCTTTTATTAGTCTCATGCCTTTAATATATAAAGCCGAGGGGAAGGATTACAAGAATATTGTCGACTTACTCACGCAATGGTACAACGATGGATCTAAATTATCTAAAGACTTCAAAGATCAAGTCAGTTTGATTTCTGCTATTAGAAGTGGCAAAACAG AAACCGTTTTCAGCCTATTATTGGATGGCCGTCGTGCCCAGCGCCTTGTGACTTTTGTTGACAAGTTAGGTTGGACAGCCCTTCATCATGCAGTATATCATGAATCTAATCCAATAATTAAACACATAGCAGAAGCTCAAAGAGGGATCAAACCTAAATCTGGGTACCAAGATAAGGTACTTACACCCTTTCATGTAGCTGCCCAGAGAGGACGTACTTCGATTGTGATACTTCTTATGCAATTATGGCCGTCTTCCTCGCCGACATATACTCTTGTTAATAGAAATGGACAAAGTATACTGCATTTAGCGGCATTGCAAAGCAAGAAAGATATGATAGAAGGCATTTTAAAACACTGTCCAGAAGAATACAAGAAAGAGTTCGTGAACAAGCAGAACAACGACGGCTATACAGCtcttcatctgcttattcaacGTGGTTGTTTAGTTCCAGACCTCTTAAAATGCGAAGGACTTGATACAGGTGTGAAAAATAAAGAGAATTTCACTCCTTCAGACATGTTGTATACACAGGAGCAAATTATTAATGACCAG GTGAAAATCAAAGTTGCTCTGGATCATATTCAGATTGGTAGTAAAAAAGATACTTTTTCAAGTTCAGTGTTCACAACTAGTGAACGAGAGAAAAAAGATGTGAATTTTAGGGAAAAAGCACAACAGATGATAGATGAAAAGCTTGCACGGATGAAAGAAGACACTCGAGCTGTTGCTAATTGTTTTAGCGATGCTATTGCCGGAGATCCTATTTGTAGAGTTGTATTGGAGATGGAAGCCGATACACTGAACGAAGCGGGAGAAACTATCCTTCACCTTGAATCAAAGAAGGGAGTTAGAGGAAATATTCGGTTCATTTTGAGTGCTTTTGCAAACAAAAACCTTTTAGTCAGGCTGGATAATCGCAAACAAACTGCACTTTACCTTGCAGCACATCATGGACACACTCAAGTTGTTGAGGCACTCCTTGATGAAGCCAGACGTAATTTGCCTTCTTCCTTAGCAAATGATGATACCCATAATCTATTTACTCCTTTTCAAGCTTATGTTCGGCAAGCTAATGTGCCAGACCAGAACACTGCATTACACGCAGCAGTCCTTGGTGGTAATGTGGCTATTGTTAAGCTCTTGGTGGAGGCTGATCCAAATGATAGCCATGTTCAAAATACTGAAGGGAAAACTCCAATCTACATAGCTGCGGAAAATGGGTTTAAAGATGTTGTTAAGGAGCTCTGCAAGACTTGCACAGCCTTGTCTTTCGATGGTCCTGGTGGTTGTACCACTGCTTTGCATGCTCTTATTCAGAATCTCAAAAAAG GGAATGAAGAAGATAGAGAGCTGATTATGATGACCGTTAAAGCAGCCAAACGTTGGAGTTTGTCGGAGGACGAACTACATGCAAGTTTCAAAGCAATATTTCATAGAAGTGACAAGTCCGGACGCACTCCCTTAGAATTGGCGATGTACCACAATCACGTCAACGCCGTGGAAATGATATTACTTGAAGATCCGGCCTATCAGGATGGCCGTGGAAGTAAAAATCATGGTCTTTTGCGTTTAATCTACCAAGCCATCGAGAATAAATACAGTGAAAGAATTCTCGAATTACTGTCTCGAACTTTCGAAGCTGGGATCAACCCTAATCTTAAAGGCGTGCTAGATTTGATTATTGCCATTCAAAGACGCGATGCAG ATCCTATACCAGCACTCTTGGAAGCAGATGATAAACATTTTTTAAGTTTTGTCGACTCTGAAGGATGGACCCTGCTTCACCATGCTGCATATCACGAATTTGATTCTATACTGAGTGTCCTCATAGAGGCTCAAGAAAAAGTTGGATATCAGTTTGCATTTGGAGATGGGTTGGCAACACCATTTCATGTAGCAGCAAAATGTGGATTTACTTCTACAGTTAAACGACTTCTGCAATTGTGGCCAGCTTCTTCTCCCCCTCCGTACACAGCAGTGGACAAAAGAGGTCAACACATTATGCAGGTAGGGCCAACTTCACCCTCTCCGTACACAACAGTCGACGAAAATGGTAAAAACATACTGCACTTGGCTGCTGTTCAGAATAAGAAGGAGATGGTAAATGGTATTTTAAGATATTGTCCACGGGAGCACAAGGACCtgcttttattcaaaaaagataTTGACGGAAATACTCCTCTCCATTTACTTGTCTCTCGGGGATGCTTCATTGAGGAACTTATCAAATATATAGCACCCGATACGACCCTGAATAGAGAAAATTTGACTCCCAGAGACATGTTATATTCTGAACATGAAATTGTTGGTGATCAG GTTCAAATAAAAATGGCACTGGATGATATCAACACTGAGCAGTCTAGGAAACTCTGGTCCAGCAGTAGAAAGAAACATTCTTTTTCAAGTTTAGTGCTCCCTAGTAGACGGGAGAAAAAAGATATCCTTTTTAATGAAGAGCAAAAGTTGTTGATGGATGTAAAGAATGCAAAGATGGAAGAAGATCTGCAAAGATACAGAGAGGGGACCAACAGCCAGATAGTAGTTAGTGCATTAATAACTACAATAACTTTTACAGTTGGATTCACCATGCCTGGAGGTCTTCATCAAAGTGGAGAAACTAATGAAGGATTGGCCGTTCTTTCTAAAAAAGCCGCTTTTAATATATTTATGATATCAGATGCATTAGCTTTGCTGTTGTCAATCTGTTCTTTGTTCATCTACTTTCTTGAAAATATGTCACAAGATCTACGGGAAGTAACCAAACTTCATGCAACAACAGTTGGGCTGAACATTGCTTCTGTTATGTTGACCATGTTTGTTTTTATGACAGGAACGTATGTTGTGTTATCCCAGTCACTAACCCTGACCATTAGCATTTGCGTCATCGGTTCCCTCTTCTTTGTTTTTGCTATTGTTCAACTGCTGAAGCTTGCATATGATCGCCGAGCACGGAAGAATGAAGAATACAAGAAAGAAGCTTAA
- the LOC141697043 gene encoding uncharacterized protein LOC141697043 isoform X2: MEADILNYDEQTILHVESKNGNTERVRFIVREFASKNLLVKLDNQQETALTWAAYLGHTEVVAVLIDAARHLPSLSPHDNGVSSFQAFLRQGDKDSDTALHGAVFQGNVDIVKLLVEADPTDRHTQNDDGKTPMFIAVEKEYNEIVEIISTTCTAPSLDGPDGSAVVRVKNLDQGESRGGTLYKIMDRDALYDAAISGDADVIAILEMKTEILNEYGETILHIESESGNTEHVRFILREFVKKNLLGKLNRFQQTALHLAVSNRHTEVAKVIIEAARHNFPGTSFQDFLRQGDQDNDTALHVAVMEGNIEIVKLLVQADPTDTHSQNDIGETPMYMAVEQGLNDIVEIISTTCTAPSLDGPDGNIVVRINTPDQVKSPGEALYKIMDRDDLFDAAIAGDADAIARLEIKTDTVSKYGETILHIESQSGNTEHVRFILREFASKNLLAKITIYKHTALHQAIYRGHTEVAEVIIEAARQNLSETSFQDFLRQGDKDNDTALHAAVMEGNVAIVKLLVEADPHDTHIQNDDEGKTPMYIAVEQGYNEIVHIISTICTAPSLNGPGGSTALHAAVRNDNDSIEVVKVLIDAARRLPYSAPDHENSDSIPVTSLQSSILRTDEDDDDDDSTGDNTDPNRVTSFQASSSYNDSTDDHPLSSFQAFLRRVDEDGNTALHIAVMQHNLASAKLLVESDPSYEGTPNNKGQTPFYIAVERGHAHTAKIICTTCATPHFLDGPGGKMTALHAVIKNLDEANNEAKEVIEMIIDQIKKHKINVALDEIFYKTDEDGCTTLEVAVGLNKVAVVELILDLQNSASKREDGAFISLMPLIYKAEGKDYKNIVDLLTQWYNDGSKLSKDFKDQVSLISAIRSGKTETVFSLLLDGRRAQRLVTFVDKLGWTALHHAVYHESNPIIKHIAEAQRGIKPKSGYQDKVLTPFHVAAQRGRTSIVILLMQLWPSSSPTYTLVNRNGQSILHLAALQSKKDMIEGILKHCPEEYKKEFVNKQNNDGYTALHLLIQRGCLVPDLLKCEGLDTGVKNKENFTPSDMLYTQEQIINDQVKIKVALDHIQIGSKKDTFSSSVFTTSEREKKDVNFREKAQQMIDEKLARMKEDTRAVANCFSDAIAGDPICRVVLEMEADTLNEAGETILHLESKKGVRGNIRFILSAFANKNLLVRLDNRKQTALYLAAHHGHTQVVEALLDEARRNLPSSLANDDTHNLFTPFQAYVRQANVPDQNTALHAAVLGGNVAIVKLLVEADPNDSHVQNTEGKTPIYIAAENGFKDVVKELCKTCTALSFDGPGGCTTALHALIQNLKKGNEEDRELIMMTVKAAKRWSLSEDELHASFKAIFHRSDKSGRTPLELAMYHNHVNAVEMILLEDPAYQDGRGSKNHGLLRLIYQAIENKYSERILELLSRTFEAGINPNLKGVLDLIIAIQRRDADPIPALLEADDKHFLSFVDSEGWTLLHHAAYHEFDSILSVLIEAQEKVGYQFAFGDGLATPFHVAAKCGFTSTVKRLLQLWPASSPPPYTAVDKRGQHIMQVGPTSPSPYTTVDENGKNILHLAAVQNKKEMVNGILRYCPREHKDLLLFKKDIDGNTPLHLLVSRGCFIEELIKYIAPDTTLNRENLTPRDMLYSEHEIVGDQVQIKMALDDINTEQSRKLWSSSRKKHSFSSLVLPSRREKKDILFNEEQKLLMDVKNAKMEEDLQRYREGTNSQIVVSALITTITFTVGFTMPGGLHQSGETNEGLAVLSKKAAFNIFMISDALALLLSICSLFIYFLENMSQDLREVTKLHATTVGLNIASVMLTMFVFMTGTYVVLSQSLTLTISICVIGSLFFVFAIVQLLKLAYDRRARKNEEYKKEA; this comes from the exons ATGGAAGCTGATATCCTCAACTATGATGAACAAACTATCCTGCACGTGGAATCCAAAAATGGAAATACAGAACGGGTGCGATTCATTGTGAGGGAGTTTGCAAGCAAAAACCTTTTGGTGAAGCTGGATAATCAACAAGAGACTGCACTTACATGGGCTGCATATTTAGGACACACGGAAGTGGTTGCGGTCCTGATTGATGCAGCTAGACATTTGCCTTCTTTGTCACCTCATGATAATGGAGTTAGTTCGTTTCAAGCTTTTCTTAGGCAAGGTGATAAAGATTCGGACACTGCCTTACATGGAGCAGTTTTTCAAGGTAACGTTGATATTGTTAAGCTATTGGTAGAGGCTGACCCTACTGATCGGCATACACAAAATGATGATGGTAAAACCCCAATGTTCATAGCCGTGGAAAAAGAGTACAACGAGATAGTCGAGATAATCTCTACAACCTGCACAGCTCCTTCTTTGGACGGTCCTGATGGTAGTGCTGTCGTGCGTGTTAAAAATCTCGACCAAG GTGAGAGCCGTGGTGGAACACTCTATAAAATTATGGATAGAGATGCTTTGTATGATGCTGCTATTTCCGGAGATGCTGATGTCATTGCAATATTGGAGATGAAAACTGAAATACTCAACGAGTATGGAGAAACAATCCTTCACATTGAATCGGAGTCTGGAAATACAGAACATGTGCGATTTATTTTGAGGGAGTTCGTAAAGAAAAATCTTCTGGGCAAGCTGAATAGATTCCAACAAACTGCACTTCATTTGGCTGTATCTAACAGACATACTGAAGTGGCTAAGGTCATCATTGAAGCAGCTAGACACAATTTTCCGGGAACTTCCTTTCAAGATTTTCTGAGGCAAGGCGATCAGGACAATGACACTGCCTTACATGTAGCAGTCATGGAAGGAAACATAGAAATTGTGAAGCTGTTAGTACAGGCCGACCCTACTGATACCCATTCACAAAACGACATAGGTGAAACACCAATGTACATGGCTGTGGAACAAGGGTTGAATGATATAGTGGAGATAATCTCTACAACTTGCACAGCTCCTTCTCTGGACGGACCTGATGGTAATATTGTTGTGCGTATTAACACTCCGGACCAAG TTAAGAGCCCTGGTGAAGCACTTTATAAAATTATGGATAGAGATGATTTGTTTGACGCTGCTATTGCCGGAGATGCTGATGCCATAGCTAGGTTGGAGATTAAAACAGATACAGTCAGCAAATATGGCGAAACTATCCTTCACATTGAATCGCAGTCTGGAAATACAGAACATGTGCGATTTATTTTGAGGGAGTTTGCATCCAAAAATCTTTTAGCCAAAATTACTATATATAAGCATACTGCACTTCACCAGGCTATATACCGGGGACATACTGAAGTCGCTGAAGTCATCATTGAAGCAGCTAGACAAAATTTGTCGGAAACTTCCTTTCAAGATTTTCTGAGGCAAGGTGATAAAGATAATGACACCGCCTTACATGCAGCAGTCATGGAAGGAAACGTTGCAATTGTTAAGCTATTAGTGGAGGCCGACCCTCATGATACACATATACAAAATGACGATGAAGGTAAAACACCGATGTACATAGCCGTGGAACAAGGGTACAATGAAATAGTACACATAATATCTACAATTTGCACAGCTCCTTCTCTGAACGGACCTGGTGGTAGTACTGCTTTGCATGCTGCTGTTAGAAATGACAACGATAGTATTGAAGTGGTTAAGGTCCTAATTGATGCAGCTAGACGTTTGCCTTATTCTGCTCCAGATCATGAAAATTCTGATTCCATTCCAGTTACTTCTCTTCAATCTTCTATTCTGAGAACTGATGAAGATGACGATGATGATGATAGCACTGGAGATAATACTGATCCCAATCGAGTTACTTCTTTTCAAGCTTCGTCTTCCTATAATGATAGCACTGATGATCATCCACTTAGTTCTTTTCAAGCTTTCCTCAGGCGAGTTGATGAAGATGGGAACACTGCCTTGCACATAGCAGTCATGCAACATAACTTGGCTTCGGCTAAACTATTAGTAGAGTCTGATCCAAGTTATGAGGGTACTCCAAACAACAAAGGTCAAACACCGTTTTACATAGCTGTGGAAAGAGGGCATGCCCATACAGCAAAGATAATCTGTACAACGTGCGCAACTCCTCATTTTTTGGATGGTCCCGGAGGTAAGATGACTGCTTTGCATGCTGTTATCAAGAATCTTGACGAAG CCAATAATGAAGCTAAAGAGGTGATTGAAATGATCATTGATCAAATAAAAAAGCACAAGATTAATGTTGCTCTTGatgaaatattttataaaactGACGAGGATGGATGTACTACCTTAGAAGTGGCGGTGGGGCTAAATAAAGTGGCGGTGGTTGAATTGATATTAGACCTACAAAATTCGGCCTCAAAGAGAGAGGATGGTGCTTTTATTAGTCTCATGCCTTTAATATATAAAGCCGAGGGGAAGGATTACAAGAATATTGTCGACTTACTCACGCAATGGTACAACGATGGATCTAAATTATCTAAAGACTTCAAAGATCAAGTCAGTTTGATTTCTGCTATTAGAAGTGGCAAAACAG AAACCGTTTTCAGCCTATTATTGGATGGCCGTCGTGCCCAGCGCCTTGTGACTTTTGTTGACAAGTTAGGTTGGACAGCCCTTCATCATGCAGTATATCATGAATCTAATCCAATAATTAAACACATAGCAGAAGCTCAAAGAGGGATCAAACCTAAATCTGGGTACCAAGATAAGGTACTTACACCCTTTCATGTAGCTGCCCAGAGAGGACGTACTTCGATTGTGATACTTCTTATGCAATTATGGCCGTCTTCCTCGCCGACATATACTCTTGTTAATAGAAATGGACAAAGTATACTGCATTTAGCGGCATTGCAAAGCAAGAAAGATATGATAGAAGGCATTTTAAAACACTGTCCAGAAGAATACAAGAAAGAGTTCGTGAACAAGCAGAACAACGACGGCTATACAGCtcttcatctgcttattcaacGTGGTTGTTTAGTTCCAGACCTCTTAAAATGCGAAGGACTTGATACAGGTGTGAAAAATAAAGAGAATTTCACTCCTTCAGACATGTTGTATACACAGGAGCAAATTATTAATGACCAG GTGAAAATCAAAGTTGCTCTGGATCATATTCAGATTGGTAGTAAAAAAGATACTTTTTCAAGTTCAGTGTTCACAACTAGTGAACGAGAGAAAAAAGATGTGAATTTTAGGGAAAAAGCACAACAGATGATAGATGAAAAGCTTGCACGGATGAAAGAAGACACTCGAGCTGTTGCTAATTGTTTTAGCGATGCTATTGCCGGAGATCCTATTTGTAGAGTTGTATTGGAGATGGAAGCCGATACACTGAACGAAGCGGGAGAAACTATCCTTCACCTTGAATCAAAGAAGGGAGTTAGAGGAAATATTCGGTTCATTTTGAGTGCTTTTGCAAACAAAAACCTTTTAGTCAGGCTGGATAATCGCAAACAAACTGCACTTTACCTTGCAGCACATCATGGACACACTCAAGTTGTTGAGGCACTCCTTGATGAAGCCAGACGTAATTTGCCTTCTTCCTTAGCAAATGATGATACCCATAATCTATTTACTCCTTTTCAAGCTTATGTTCGGCAAGCTAATGTGCCAGACCAGAACACTGCATTACACGCAGCAGTCCTTGGTGGTAATGTGGCTATTGTTAAGCTCTTGGTGGAGGCTGATCCAAATGATAGCCATGTTCAAAATACTGAAGGGAAAACTCCAATCTACATAGCTGCGGAAAATGGGTTTAAAGATGTTGTTAAGGAGCTCTGCAAGACTTGCACAGCCTTGTCTTTCGATGGTCCTGGTGGTTGTACCACTGCTTTGCATGCTCTTATTCAGAATCTCAAAAAAG GGAATGAAGAAGATAGAGAGCTGATTATGATGACCGTTAAAGCAGCCAAACGTTGGAGTTTGTCGGAGGACGAACTACATGCAAGTTTCAAAGCAATATTTCATAGAAGTGACAAGTCCGGACGCACTCCCTTAGAATTGGCGATGTACCACAATCACGTCAACGCCGTGGAAATGATATTACTTGAAGATCCGGCCTATCAGGATGGCCGTGGAAGTAAAAATCATGGTCTTTTGCGTTTAATCTACCAAGCCATCGAGAATAAATACAGTGAAAGAATTCTCGAATTACTGTCTCGAACTTTCGAAGCTGGGATCAACCCTAATCTTAAAGGCGTGCTAGATTTGATTATTGCCATTCAAAGACGCGATGCAG ATCCTATACCAGCACTCTTGGAAGCAGATGATAAACATTTTTTAAGTTTTGTCGACTCTGAAGGATGGACCCTGCTTCACCATGCTGCATATCACGAATTTGATTCTATACTGAGTGTCCTCATAGAGGCTCAAGAAAAAGTTGGATATCAGTTTGCATTTGGAGATGGGTTGGCAACACCATTTCATGTAGCAGCAAAATGTGGATTTACTTCTACAGTTAAACGACTTCTGCAATTGTGGCCAGCTTCTTCTCCCCCTCCGTACACAGCAGTGGACAAAAGAGGTCAACACATTATGCAGGTAGGGCCAACTTCACCCTCTCCGTACACAACAGTCGACGAAAATGGTAAAAACATACTGCACTTGGCTGCTGTTCAGAATAAGAAGGAGATGGTAAATGGTATTTTAAGATATTGTCCACGGGAGCACAAGGACCtgcttttattcaaaaaagataTTGACGGAAATACTCCTCTCCATTTACTTGTCTCTCGGGGATGCTTCATTGAGGAACTTATCAAATATATAGCACCCGATACGACCCTGAATAGAGAAAATTTGACTCCCAGAGACATGTTATATTCTGAACATGAAATTGTTGGTGATCAG GTTCAAATAAAAATGGCACTGGATGATATCAACACTGAGCAGTCTAGGAAACTCTGGTCCAGCAGTAGAAAGAAACATTCTTTTTCAAGTTTAGTGCTCCCTAGTAGACGGGAGAAAAAAGATATCCTTTTTAATGAAGAGCAAAAGTTGTTGATGGATGTAAAGAATGCAAAGATGGAAGAAGATCTGCAAAGATACAGAGAGGGGACCAACAGCCAGATAGTAGTTAGTGCATTAATAACTACAATAACTTTTACAGTTGGATTCACCATGCCTGGAGGTCTTCATCAAAGTGGAGAAACTAATGAAGGATTGGCCGTTCTTTCTAAAAAAGCCGCTTTTAATATATTTATGATATCAGATGCATTAGCTTTGCTGTTGTCAATCTGTTCTTTGTTCATCTACTTTCTTGAAAATATGTCACAAGATCTACGGGAAGTAACCAAACTTCATGCAACAACAGTTGGGCTGAACATTGCTTCTGTTATGTTGACCATGTTTGTTTTTATGACAGGAACGTATGTTGTGTTATCCCAGTCACTAACCCTGACCATTAGCATTTGCGTCATCGGTTCCCTCTTCTTTGTTTTTGCTATTGTTCAACTGCTGAAGCTTGCATATGATCGCCGAGCACGGAAGAATGAAGAATACAAGAAAGAAGCTTAA